The Schistocerca piceifrons isolate TAMUIC-IGC-003096 chromosome 5, iqSchPice1.1, whole genome shotgun sequence genome has a segment encoding these proteins:
- the LOC124798684 gene encoding ejaculatory bulb-specific protein 3-like: MHKCTLTLLMACLVAAAAAYTTKYDNIDLDDILRNDRLLKKYHECLLSDSDASCTPDGKELKAAIPDALTDDCAKCNEKQKAGAEKVIRFLIKEKPDLWTPLENKYDPTGTYRQKYGDELKRVSA, from the exons ATGCACAAGTGTACTCTCACCCTGTTGATGGCGTGCCTGGTGGCAGCTGCCGCTGCGTACACCACCAAGTACGACAACATCGACCTGGACGACATCCTGCGTAACGACCGCCTACTGAAGAAGTACCACGAGTGTCTCCTTTCAGACAGCGATGCATCCTGCACCCCTGATGGGAAGGAGCTCAAGG CCGCCATTCCTGATGCGCTGACGGACGACTGCGCCAAGTGCAATGAGAAGCAGAAGGCCGGAGCCGAGAAGGTGATCAGGTTCCTTATCAAGGAGAAGCCCGACCTGTGGACGCCGCTGGAGAACAAGTACGACCCCACCGGCACCTACAGGCAGAAGTACGGCGATGAGCTCAAGAGGGTCTCCGCATAA